One Methanobacteriaceae archaeon genomic region harbors:
- a CDS encoding type II CAAX endopeptidase family protein — translation MNSTNTEPYNPVQMSEKRNLYLFFIITFIFSWFFWIPPILIGQGIPFPSILADFFLGPFNLGAWGPFVAAFLLTYRNNGKDGVFKLLKRGVDYKFHKIWFLPILLLMPFITGVSLLIASFLGDPLPGLSIFYEPWLIVFWFFYLLLLGGPLQEEFGWRGYALDRLQSTRSALTSSIILGVIWAVWHFPLNFGAGAAGPQYGVALSLFIGALITMSLMSILFTWIYNNTGRSILAVLIFHTSLNLSTFILFPVFEVQSALLFYMILILATVVVVLIIWGRKTLIKNKKL, via the coding sequence ATGAATTCAACTAACACAGAACCCTATAATCCTGTGCAGATGTCTGAAAAACGGAATTTGTATTTATTTTTTATAATCACCTTTATTTTTTCCTGGTTTTTCTGGATACCCCCTATTTTAATTGGTCAGGGCATACCATTTCCCTCCATTTTAGCTGACTTTTTCTTGGGCCCATTTAATTTAGGTGCCTGGGGTCCATTTGTAGCAGCATTTTTACTAACCTACCGCAATAATGGTAAAGATGGCGTTTTTAAATTATTAAAAAGAGGAGTAGACTACAAATTTCATAAAATATGGTTTTTACCTATTTTATTACTGATGCCATTTATTACAGGGGTTTCACTACTCATAGCCTCATTTCTGGGAGATCCCCTGCCGGGATTGAGTATTTTTTATGAACCATGGCTTATCGTCTTCTGGTTCTTTTACCTGTTACTTTTAGGAGGTCCCCTTCAGGAAGAATTTGGATGGAGGGGGTATGCTCTGGACCGGCTCCAATCAACCCGCAGCGCACTAACTTCCAGTATCATCCTGGGAGTGATATGGGCGGTTTGGCACTTTCCCCTAAATTTTGGTGCTGGTGCTGCCGGACCACAATACGGCGTGGCCCTATCCTTATTTATAGGAGCTCTTATTACCATGAGTTTGATGTCCATCTTATTTACCTGGATATACAATAATACCGGAAGGAGTATCTTGGCTGTTTTAATTTTCCATACCTCTTTGAATTTATCTACCTTTATCCTGTTCCCAGTTTTTGAAGTTCAAAGCGCCCTGCTCTTTTACATGATATTGATTTTGGCCACAGTGGTGGTGGTTCTTATTATTTGGGGTAGGAAAACTTTGATAAAGAATAAAAAATTATAA
- a CDS encoding TRAM domain-containing protein: protein MFGDNYNNDRDNSAPIKEGGEYDVKIEDTGRDGDGIARIEGFVVFVSGAKVGDEVKIRVNSTRRNFAFAEIIE from the coding sequence TTGTTTGGAGATAATTACAACAACGATAGAGATAATTCTGCCCCTATTAAAGAAGGCGGAGAATATGATGTTAAGATTGAAGATACCGGCAGAGACGGAGACGGAATTGCACGTATCGAAGGTTTTGTGGTCTTTGTTTCAGGCGCCAAAGTAGGCGATGAAGTTAAAATTAGAGTTAACTCTACCCGAAGAAATTTTGCATTTGCTGAAATAATTGAATAA
- the cas6 gene encoding CRISPR-associated endoribonuclease Cas6 has product MDLASQLHSSKDYKFFTFSQLFLSNRKNLPNYMFSQNGKISFFISSPNDHLIKSLVEGYLEVPQVNFMGQKLLVDQVELLKKPEIKTRMQMRTLSPLVARIQKEVEGKLKTWDLNPNDLKFYENLQNNLLNKYIKFYGDYDGDTYVKIVPQLDSIKRKRITVPKKGYETHHRCFLMKFEIDADKRLVEFAYDCGLGEKNSMGFGMVDVKVGGK; this is encoded by the coding sequence CTGGATTTAGCCAGCCAGTTACATTCATCTAAAGACTATAAATTTTTTACTTTTTCTCAATTATTTTTATCAAATAGAAAAAATCTTCCTAATTACATGTTTTCCCAAAATGGAAAAATTAGTTTTTTTATCTCATCACCTAATGATCATTTAATTAAAAGCCTGGTAGAAGGATATTTAGAAGTCCCTCAAGTCAATTTTATGGGTCAAAAATTATTAGTGGATCAGGTTGAACTTTTAAAAAAGCCTGAAATCAAAACCAGAATGCAAATGCGTACCTTATCACCATTAGTAGCTCGTATTCAAAAAGAAGTTGAGGGTAAACTAAAAACCTGGGATTTAAATCCTAATGATCTTAAATTTTATGAAAATCTGCAAAACAATCTCTTAAATAAATATATCAAATTTTATGGAGATTATGATGGCGATACTTATGTTAAAATAGTTCCCCAACTCGATTCTATTAAAAGAAAACGAATAACAGTCCCTAAAAAAGGCTATGAAACCCATCACCGATGCTTTCTAATGAAATTCGAAATTGATGCCGATAAAAGATTAGTAGAGTTTGCCTATGATTGTGGATTGGGAGAAAAGAATAGTATGGGCTTTGGTATGGTTGATGTTAAAGTTGGAGGCAAATAA
- the cas8a1 gene encoding type I-B CRISPR-associated protein Cas8b1/Cst1 — protein sequence MSEIIFDFTGNPFVDAGIWAISQWVGKKPEEVNKDDLKSIVDEIVDLYLTPKWSKNLYQIFPNNPITNNAVKDKKERYSGILNELIEEISFLGDNGDCIACGRRNTAQRSGKDRVPLTGSKKLINYFSFGSDGADYCPACAFAIQFVPLMSYACGNMLLIHSDSKKIMKIWSKNIKKNIDNQISSKNYTGCPNEGFKNPKNAIFHIIQDIIIKYEERGFIESPSLSFYHFTNFNQGPSLDIYLVPTPVFRFLAYVPQDEKKEDWFRIVRRGYLYVNWDKVKEENDYKNRENSVYNNLLENKSIIRFFIDRKNKEAIGGWGLISYYLEEVRKMDEKRIDAIKRVGDELSDYIMEMDDIKTLSRLEIAKDYRSFRNILRIIIKKRIENGIENPLFTFEDYVNYLFPDGNLTWRETQDLILFRIYEKLQPWIIQQGNQSELETFEPEEAKEEE from the coding sequence ATGAGTGAAATAATCTTTGATTTCACAGGAAATCCATTCGTAGATGCTGGAATTTGGGCTATTAGTCAATGGGTTGGTAAAAAACCTGAAGAAGTAAATAAAGATGATCTTAAAAGCATTGTTGATGAGATTGTAGATTTATATCTAACTCCAAAATGGTCAAAAAACTTGTATCAGATATTTCCAAATAATCCTATCACAAATAATGCGGTTAAAGATAAAAAAGAGAGATATTCCGGTATTTTAAATGAGTTAATTGAAGAAATTTCTTTTTTAGGTGATAATGGAGATTGTATTGCATGTGGAAGAAGAAATACTGCTCAAAGGTCTGGCAAAGATAGAGTTCCATTAACTGGATCTAAGAAATTAATTAATTATTTTTCTTTTGGATCAGATGGGGCGGATTATTGTCCAGCTTGCGCTTTTGCAATCCAATTTGTGCCCTTGATGTCCTATGCATGTGGAAATATGTTATTAATACATTCAGACTCCAAAAAAATCATGAAAATTTGGTCAAAAAATATTAAAAAGAACATTGATAATCAAATTTCTTCAAAAAATTATACTGGATGTCCAAATGAAGGATTTAAAAACCCTAAAAACGCAATTTTTCATATAATACAAGATATTATAATTAAATATGAAGAACGCGGATTTATTGAAAGCCCTTCACTATCATTTTATCATTTTACAAATTTCAATCAAGGCCCATCATTAGATATTTATTTAGTTCCAACTCCAGTTTTTAGATTTTTAGCATATGTACCTCAAGATGAAAAAAAAGAGGATTGGTTCAGAATAGTAAGACGAGGTTACCTGTATGTAAACTGGGACAAAGTTAAAGAAGAAAATGATTACAAAAACAGAGAAAACTCAGTTTATAATAATCTTTTAGAAAATAAATCGATAATTAGATTCTTTATTGATAGAAAAAACAAAGAAGCGATTGGAGGATGGGGATTAATAAGTTATTATCTGGAAGAGGTGCGAAAAATGGATGAAAAACGTATAGATGCTATAAAAAGAGTTGGAGATGAACTTTCAGATTACATTATGGAAATGGATGATATAAAAACTCTAAGTAGGCTTGAAATTGCCAAAGATTATAGAAGTTTCCGTAATATCTTGAGAATTATCATTAAAAAGAGAATCGAGAATGGTATTGAAAATCCTTTGTTCACATTTGAGGATTATGTAAATTATCTTTTCCCAGATGGCAATTTAACTTGGCGAGAAACCCAGGACTTGATTTTATTTAGAATTTATGAAAAATTACAACCTTGGATTATTCAACAAGGTAATCAAAGTGAATTAGAAACATTTGAACCAGAAGAAGCAAAAGAGGAGGAATAA
- the cas7i gene encoding type I-B CRISPR-associated protein Cas7/Cst2/DevR: MSKTVVGFILVDAPHSALNNAGADAGDRTDNIVRVKSIRRGRKVYPYVSGQALRYWWRDTLEKKYDWKMSPIERQKKIAFTSANPIKYDDDDVFGYMRALKAKEGGTVTRISPLKNSPLISVIGQTPTQDFGVMARHEGDPVPYEHEFYSTVLKGLFSLDLDSLGVFYTNEKTGYRNMYPQLEEEAEEKGLVKDEESGKWSMPNDTRIKRAKDVLKALPYIQGGAKQTSHLTDVSPKFVILAAIDGGNHIFMNITKEEDGDAIIDTEALKDVLIEYSDCLLTDVYIGRRKGFMDNLEPNINKLTEEILIGNRKIKSGSIKEAVDQFTDKIEELMKP; the protein is encoded by the coding sequence ATGTCTAAAACAGTTGTAGGATTTATTTTAGTGGATGCACCACACTCTGCATTGAATAATGCTGGTGCTGATGCAGGAGACCGGACAGATAACATTGTCAGAGTTAAATCTATTAGAAGAGGGCGAAAAGTTTATCCTTATGTATCAGGCCAGGCATTAAGATACTGGTGGAGAGACACTTTAGAAAAGAAATATGATTGGAAAATGTCCCCCATCGAAAGGCAGAAAAAAATTGCTTTTACAAGTGCAAACCCTATAAAATATGATGATGATGATGTTTTTGGATATATGAGGGCTTTAAAGGCAAAAGAAGGTGGAACTGTAACCCGAATTTCTCCTCTAAAAAATTCTCCATTAATTTCAGTTATTGGGCAAACTCCAACTCAAGACTTTGGTGTTATGGCCCGTCATGAAGGAGATCCAGTTCCATACGAACATGAATTTTATTCCACTGTGCTTAAAGGACTATTTTCACTAGATTTAGATAGTTTAGGTGTATTTTATACCAATGAAAAAACAGGATACAGAAATATGTATCCTCAATTAGAAGAAGAAGCTGAAGAAAAAGGTCTTGTAAAAGATGAAGAAAGTGGCAAATGGTCTATGCCAAATGATACTCGAATAAAAAGAGCTAAAGATGTACTAAAAGCACTTCCATATATCCAAGGAGGGGCAAAACAGACTTCCCACTTAACAGATGTATCACCTAAATTCGTTATTCTAGCTGCTATTGATGGTGGTAACCATATCTTTATGAATATTACTAAAGAAGAAGATGGGGATGCAATTATTGATACTGAAGCCTTAAAAGATGTATTAATAGAATATTCGGACTGTTTACTAACCGATGTTTACATAGGTCGCAGAAAAGGATTCATGGATAACTTAGAACCCAACATAAATAAATTAACTGAAGAAATTTTAATTGGAAACAGAAAAATCAAATCAGGTTCTATTAAAGAAGCAGTAGATCAGTTTACAGATAAAATTGAAGAGCTGATGAAACCATGA
- the cas5b gene encoding type I-B CRISPR-associated protein Cas5b codes for MKALRIHIEGWVTSFRYPAFISGFQPTLPVPPLSTIYGLISAAKGELVTPDDLSVGYVFNHQGKAVDLETIYELSDLKGKSNVIKREFLVNPEIYLYLDDLKYLEYFKRPFYPLLLGRSTDLVTVSDIKEVNLEKKSDVKLGKTILPFGTSGAFGTIQALPTHFSDTIPRKALGTKPFILMNQLFDYDDECYFDEEMEWGVWLHE; via the coding sequence ATGAAAGCACTAAGAATTCACATTGAAGGTTGGGTAACTTCTTTTAGATACCCAGCATTTATAAGTGGATTTCAGCCTACTTTGCCAGTGCCTCCTTTAAGTACGATTTATGGACTAATATCTGCTGCTAAAGGAGAATTAGTTACACCCGATGATTTATCAGTAGGTTATGTATTTAACCATCAAGGCAAGGCAGTTGATTTAGAAACTATATATGAATTATCTGATTTAAAAGGCAAATCTAATGTTATTAAAAGAGAATTTTTAGTAAATCCTGAAATTTATTTGTATTTAGATGATTTAAAATACTTGGAATACTTTAAAAGACCATTTTATCCTCTTTTGTTAGGACGTTCAACAGATTTGGTTACTGTGAGCGATATAAAAGAAGTTAACTTAGAAAAAAAATCAGATGTGAAATTAGGAAAAACAATATTACCTTTTGGAACAAGTGGAGCATTTGGCACGATTCAAGCCTTACCAACCCATTTCTCTGACACAATCCCACGTAAAGCACTTGGAACCAAGCCATTTATCTTGATGAATCAGCTTTTTGACTATGATGATGAATGCTATTTCGATGAAGAAATGGAATGGGGTGTTTGGTTACATGAATAA
- the cas3 gene encoding CRISPR-associated helicase Cas3', which translates to MNNDLHTNLLAKPNETILNHTENALKVFKSIKESYPNVPEICGVEDFWEHLFYSIFLHDFGKGATGFQEMLNDYTKTVRWKYRHEILSAGFVSSLHYDKIYKNAIGLAIITHHKDINVLREQYNTFPSPTGKKLYDKKLKELKPNFQELIEYFDLLPDLSRQYLGYELKNFSLIDFNDLKDVYKDSALPYYIEWEDEKYTILHKKYGIFLRGFLNACDHLASGSKYKILEGIADMQSIYNFSSLRKIQTESISTKGSAFLTSPTGSGKTEASLFWSDSNQNFNHSKRVFYLLPYTASINAMYNRLQEDFKNKELVGLMHGKSSYFIYKALSDYDFDYESKKKLIRDIKGLTKKIYRPYKVLTPFQILKSFFGTKGFEMQLSEMTNGLFILDEIHAYDAHTTALILEILKILKTEYRADLFIMSATLPSFIKELFKEYLDIPNDIVIGNDELRSFTRHKVKIIDGTIFDNIDSIIKDLKAKKRVLIVCNTVLQAQKVFDELKSKVEHSALLHSRFMLSDREKIEKTLDNLQLLVGTQAIEVSLDISYDILYSEPAPIDALIQRFGRVNRKGWEKGNLAMVNIFSKGSDKDKYIYNPSLVEKTIKSFEDIDILSEDLIQKLVDKVYENGYDEKDQKEFNTVQKHFKSFHNQIVPFINDKNNEVQFYSLFESYEVVPFKYKLDYIEEIENGRYYEAMGYVLSISIGQFKKLQKENNVEFDEETYFINTIYDSKKGLILDSEEDGFI; encoded by the coding sequence ATGAATAATGATTTACATACAAATCTTTTAGCAAAACCAAATGAAACAATTTTAAATCATACTGAAAATGCCTTAAAAGTTTTTAAAAGCATTAAAGAGTCTTATCCAAATGTTCCTGAAATTTGTGGTGTTGAGGATTTTTGGGAACACCTTTTTTATTCTATTTTTTTACATGATTTCGGTAAAGGAGCGACTGGATTTCAAGAAATGTTGAATGATTATACTAAAACAGTTAGATGGAAATATAGGCATGAAATATTATCTGCAGGGTTTGTTTCTTCTCTCCATTATGACAAAATATATAAAAATGCAATAGGATTAGCGATAATTACTCATCATAAAGATATTAACGTTTTAAGAGAGCAATATAATACTTTTCCAAGCCCTACTGGAAAAAAATTATATGATAAAAAATTAAAGGAACTAAAACCTAATTTTCAAGAGCTAATTGAATATTTTGATCTTTTACCAGATTTAAGCCGACAATATTTAGGTTATGAATTAAAAAATTTTAGCTTAATTGATTTTAATGATTTAAAAGATGTTTATAAGGACTCTGCACTCCCATATTACATAGAATGGGAAGATGAAAAATACACAATTTTACATAAAAAATACGGGATTTTTTTAAGAGGATTTTTAAATGCTTGTGATCATTTAGCTTCTGGTTCAAAGTATAAAATTTTAGAAGGCATTGCAGATATGCAATCCATCTATAACTTCTCAAGTTTAAGAAAAATTCAAACTGAATCTATAAGCACTAAAGGAAGTGCTTTTCTTACTTCACCAACAGGAAGTGGTAAAACTGAAGCTTCTCTGTTTTGGAGTGACAGTAATCAAAATTTTAACCATTCCAAAAGAGTTTTTTATTTATTGCCATACACTGCAAGTATAAATGCCATGTATAACCGATTGCAGGAAGATTTCAAAAACAAAGAATTAGTTGGTTTAATGCATGGTAAATCTTCATATTTCATTTACAAAGCTCTTTCTGATTATGATTTTGATTATGAATCTAAGAAAAAGCTAATTCGAGATATAAAAGGATTAACAAAGAAAATTTACCGGCCTTATAAAGTTTTAACTCCATTTCAAATACTGAAATCGTTCTTTGGGACAAAAGGTTTTGAGATGCAGCTTTCTGAGATGACCAATGGTTTATTTATACTTGATGAAATTCATGCCTACGATGCTCATACTACTGCGCTAATTCTGGAAATCCTAAAAATATTAAAAACTGAATACCGAGCAGATTTATTTATTATGTCCGCTACACTCCCTAGTTTTATTAAAGAGTTATTTAAAGAATATTTAGATATTCCAAATGATATTGTTATTGGAAATGACGAATTAAGGTCGTTTACTAGACATAAAGTTAAAATAATAGATGGAACCATTTTTGATAACATTGATTCTATTATAAAAGATTTAAAAGCTAAAAAAAGAGTTTTAATCGTTTGTAATACTGTATTACAAGCTCAAAAAGTTTTTGATGAATTAAAATCTAAAGTTGAGCACAGTGCATTACTCCATAGCCGATTCATGTTAAGTGATCGAGAAAAAATTGAAAAAACTTTAGATAATCTACAGCTATTAGTTGGAACTCAAGCTATAGAAGTTTCTCTAGATATTAGTTATGATATTTTATATTCCGAACCTGCTCCAATTGATGCATTAATACAGAGATTTGGACGGGTAAATAGAAAAGGCTGGGAAAAAGGCAATCTAGCTATGGTCAATATATTTTCAAAAGGTTCTGACAAAGATAAATATATTTACAATCCAAGTCTAGTTGAAAAAACTATTAAAAGCTTTGAAGACATTGATATTCTTTCAGAAGATCTAATTCAAAAACTCGTGGATAAAGTATACGAAAATGGATATGATGAAAAGGATCAAAAAGAATTTAATACGGTTCAAAAACATTTTAAATCATTTCATAATCAAATAGTCCCATTTATCAATGATAAAAATAATGAAGTTCAGTTTTATTCTCTTTTTGAGTCTTATGAAGTAGTACCATTCAAATATAAGTTAGATTATATTGAAGAAATTGAAAATGGTCGTTACTATGAAGCAATGGGATATGTTTTGTCTATTAGTATAGGACAATTTAAAAAATTACAAAAAGAAAATAATGTGGAATTTGATGAAGAAACTTATTTCATAAATACGATTTATGATTCAAAAAAGGGTTTAATATTAGATTCAGAAGAAGATGGATTTATTTAA
- a CDS encoding AbrB/MazE/SpoVT family DNA-binding domain-containing protein, whose translation MTSTTKLSNGFQTVVPSEIRKIFDIGPGDILEWKPTENGAEIKFRKKVSFQDVAGMVKGEPTDAVELKKKLQRGEEI comes from the coding sequence ATGACTTCAACAACTAAACTTTCAAATGGGTTCCAAACTGTGGTGCCATCAGAAATAAGAAAAATATTTGATATAGGCCCCGGCGATATATTAGAATGGAAGCCCACAGAAAATGGGGCCGAAATCAAATTCCGCAAGAAAGTAAGTTTCCAGGATGTTGCAGGAATGGTAAAAGGTGAACCTACAGATGCAGTTGAGCTCAAAAAGAAGCTTCAGAGGGGAGAAGAAATTTGA
- a CDS encoding PIN domain-containing protein produces MIFIDSSFFIGLILENDQWHDKALKLIPELEKSQKIVSGLIISEAVTIVGSRAGGKAGKMIYDTIKDNCKIVDSDLSHYDSAIYTFLKYDGKLSLTDSVSVEIMKTFNISEIVSFDSDFDKVNGINRIY; encoded by the coding sequence TTGATCTTTATTGATTCCTCTTTCTTCATTGGCCTTATCCTGGAAAATGATCAATGGCACGATAAAGCATTGAAACTAATTCCTGAACTGGAAAAATCTCAAAAAATAGTATCTGGCCTTATAATCTCTGAGGCAGTTACCATTGTAGGGAGTAGAGCAGGGGGAAAGGCCGGTAAAATGATTTATGATACCATTAAAGATAATTGCAAAATAGTTGACTCGGATTTATCACATTATGATAGTGCAATTTATACATTTTTAAAATATGATGGAAAGCTCTCCTTAACAGATTCCGTGTCTGTGGAGATTATGAAGACTTTTAATATATCTGAAATAGTTTCTTTTGACTCTGATTTTGATAAAGTCAATGGAATCAACAGAATTTATTAA
- the cas4 gene encoding CRISPR-associated protein Cas4, whose amino-acid sequence MISKSKKNLQIRGTQINYYFICHTKLWLFSHNIQMEQESELVSLGKIIHENSYKRENRDFALDNIINVDFIRKGDVLEIHEVKKSTKMEKAHLFQLLYYLYYLKHEKGISNTRGFLDYPKIRKKEEYELNPTNEAQLEDVFDKIKNIIDDNLPKPVKKPFCRKCAYFELCWV is encoded by the coding sequence ATGATCTCCAAGTCTAAAAAGAATCTTCAAATAAGAGGAACTCAAATTAACTATTATTTTATCTGTCATACCAAGCTATGGCTATTTTCTCACAATATTCAGATGGAACAGGAATCAGAACTAGTCTCTTTAGGAAAAATAATCCATGAAAATTCCTATAAAAGAGAAAATAGGGACTTTGCTCTGGATAACATTATTAATGTGGACTTCATCAGAAAAGGAGATGTTCTGGAAATACATGAGGTCAAAAAGAGCACCAAAATGGAAAAGGCCCATCTATTCCAGCTTTTATACTATTTATACTATCTTAAACATGAGAAGGGAATCTCTAATACTCGAGGATTTTTAGATTATCCTAAAATCCGTAAAAAAGAAGAATATGAGCTTAACCCTACCAATGAAGCTCAACTGGAAGATGTATTTGATAAAATTAAAAATATTATTGATGATAATCTTCCTAAACCTGTGAAAAAACCTTTTTGCAGGAAATGTGCCTATTTCGAACTCTGCTGGGTTTAA
- the cas1b gene encoding type I-B CRISPR-associated endonuclease Cas1b, whose protein sequence is MTRKNYYLMSDGILKRKENTVYFINKEGKRPLPINKIYSIYAYGSLTFSSQVVNLLSKEGIPIHFFNYYGYYNGSYYPRETLLSGDLIIKQAEHYLDHDKRIFIAKKFVDGAAKNMLKVLAYYSVDNPINEILSELDGCNRITEVMNVEGRIRADYYNRLDEILPEDFQIGKRTRRPPENMINSLISFGNSLMYSTVLSEIYNTQLNPTISYLHEPSERRFSLSLDLSEIFKPIFVDRLILYLVKKRMLSEDDFEKDLDYCLLNENGRKIFLREYDTRLKKTIKHRDLNRKVSYRRLIRLEAYKLIKHLLESKEYKPFVMWW, encoded by the coding sequence ATGACTAGAAAAAATTACTATTTAATGTCGGATGGTATTTTAAAAAGAAAAGAAAACACAGTTTATTTTATAAATAAAGAGGGCAAAAGGCCACTTCCCATAAATAAGATTTATTCAATATATGCCTATGGATCCCTAACATTTTCTTCTCAGGTAGTAAACCTTCTCTCCAAAGAAGGAATTCCCATACACTTTTTTAATTATTATGGATATTATAATGGGAGCTATTATCCGCGTGAAACTCTTTTATCTGGCGATTTAATAATTAAACAGGCCGAACACTATTTAGATCATGACAAACGGATTTTTATTGCTAAAAAATTTGTAGATGGTGCTGCTAAAAATATGCTCAAAGTACTGGCCTATTACAGTGTGGATAATCCGATTAACGAGATATTAAGTGAATTAGATGGGTGTAATAGAATAACTGAAGTTATGAATGTTGAAGGACGAATTAGAGCAGATTATTACAATCGTCTGGATGAAATCCTTCCTGAAGACTTTCAAATTGGAAAACGGACTAGAAGACCTCCAGAAAATATGATAAATTCCCTCATTAGTTTTGGAAACTCCCTAATGTATTCCACAGTTCTAAGTGAGATATATAACACCCAATTAAATCCCACTATTTCTTATTTACATGAACCATCAGAGCGTAGATTTTCTCTTTCACTAGATTTAAGTGAAATCTTTAAGCCAATTTTTGTTGATAGATTAATCCTGTACTTAGTTAAAAAAAGGATGTTAAGTGAAGATGACTTTGAAAAGGATCTGGATTACTGCTTATTAAATGAAAATGGTCGGAAAATTTTCCTAAGAGAATATGATACTAGATTAAAGAAAACAATTAAACATAGAGATCTTAACCGAAAAGTATCTTATCGAAGATTAATTCGTTTAGAGGCCTATAAACTTATAAAACACCTTTTAGAATCAAAAGAATATAAACCATTTGTAATGTGGTGGTAA
- the cas2 gene encoding CRISPR-associated endonuclease Cas2: MYLIIVYDIKVERVNKVKGFLRTHLYWIQNSVFEGETTTSGFVEIKNGLKEIIVEDEDSVIIYSFRTENAFKRKVMGIEKAPIDGIL; the protein is encoded by the coding sequence ATGTATCTAATTATTGTTTACGATATAAAGGTCGAAAGGGTTAACAAAGTAAAAGGATTTCTTCGCACACATCTCTACTGGATACAAAATTCTGTCTTTGAAGGAGAAACTACAACTAGTGGTTTTGTAGAGATAAAAAATGGCCTTAAAGAAATTATTGTAGAAGATGAAGACTCAGTAATTATATATTCATTTAGAACCGAAAATGCATTTAAAAGGAAGGTTATGGGAATTGAAAAAGCACCTATTGATGGGATTCTCTGA